One Syntrophobacterales bacterium genomic region harbors:
- a CDS encoding site-specific integrase — RMLPLGVEADGFCKWLHEQGYSRSVMRSHIAKVSQFNWYLRYLGIKDCSEGQELHADRVISRLSSKHGRIFSGHPSAAIRCLMKYLSIRGILRSTAQTPPYEGVLNAYTADLRHHRGLVDSTIKIYRHYLTPFLQSLDGKDILKSLSEVSPQQVHAFFAKHAQGKADTTRGQIHATLRSFFAFCARQGYVAGHLAEAVPKVFRYRLANVPRHICEQSARKLLESIDRSTSAGRRDYAIVLLLHTYGVRGAQIRSLRLEDIQWRQSRIRFRSCKGGKEIIDPLTNAVGESLLDYLRYGRPQTVYREVFLTDCAPVHPMKADNLYIMIAARMRCLGITGPVLGPHGFRHGFATRMLNGGQSLKTIADMLGHRDINSAFIYTKIDFEKLKQLPLDWPEVLS; from the coding sequence CGCATGCTACCTTTGGGCGTAGAGGCTGACGGCTTTTGTAAATGGCTGCACGAGCAGGGCTACTCGCGCTCGGTCATGCGCAGCCATATTGCGAAGGTCTCACAGTTTAATTGGTATTTACGCTATCTTGGGATCAAGGATTGCTCGGAGGGCCAGGAGCTTCACGCCGATAGAGTCATTAGTCGGCTTTCATCCAAGCATGGACGTATCTTTTCGGGGCATCCGTCTGCCGCCATCCGATGCTTGATGAAGTACCTATCAATCCGAGGCATTCTGAGGTCCACTGCTCAAACCCCTCCCTACGAGGGTGTTCTCAATGCGTATACGGCGGACTTGAGACACCACCGTGGCTTGGTCGACAGTACGATAAAAATCTACCGCCACTATCTCACCCCGTTCCTCCAATCACTGGATGGAAAAGACATACTCAAGAGCTTGTCAGAGGTGTCGCCTCAACAGGTCCACGCCTTCTTTGCCAAGCATGCCCAAGGCAAAGCGGACACAACACGAGGGCAGATTCACGCGACGCTGAGAAGCTTCTTCGCTTTCTGTGCAAGGCAAGGATATGTCGCGGGACATCTGGCCGAGGCAGTTCCGAAAGTATTCAGATACCGGCTGGCAAATGTCCCGCGCCACATCTGCGAACAAAGTGCTCGAAAGCTCCTCGAGAGTATCGACCGCTCGACGTCCGCAGGCCGGCGCGACTACGCCATTGTTCTGCTGCTCCACACATACGGAGTGCGCGGAGCCCAGATCCGTTCGCTCCGCCTTGAGGATATTCAATGGCGTCAGAGCCGCATCCGATTTCGGTCGTGCAAAGGTGGAAAGGAGATCATCGATCCACTGACTAACGCAGTAGGGGAATCTCTCCTGGACTACCTGCGTTATGGCCGTCCTCAGACTGTCTATCGCGAGGTCTTTCTGACAGACTGCGCTCCCGTTCACCCTATGAAGGCCGACAACCTTTACATCATGATCGCAGCGCGCATGCGCTGCCTTGGGATCACGGGTCCTGTCCTGGGTCCTCATGGCTTCCGCCACGGCTTTGCCACGCGTATGCTCAACGGTGGCCAATCACTGAAGACCATCGCCGACATGCTGGGACACCGCGACATAAACTCCGCCTTCATCTATACCAAGATCGATTTTGAAAAACTCAAACAACTGCCTCTGGACTGGCCGGAGGTGTTATCATGA
- a CDS encoding tyrosine-type recombinase/integrase, whose amino-acid sequence MNGPVFASLLADRFMDFVAFRRSGGADYCGRAKVLSYFDRFLCQQGFGGSCPTREIIDQYLTSLTRLNPNTRANRLAVVRQFCMYMRQFEPQCYVPEPAARTGPKLYRTPYIFTDDEIKALLAATHHLSPPESVRPITFHTLFGLLYTTGLRVGEAIALDLADVDLAQQRLCIHKGKFRKSRWIPISASTCLVLQRYIQERTRIFPAAPQHPLFVNLQGRRFFRQIVYTAYRQALNRCRLRGGKGEQGPCIHDLRHSYACNRLAAAYRRGEDVNALLPALATYLGHVCITYTQVYLRATAELLEMANQRFHNNFVQNVLKKGK is encoded by the coding sequence ATGAATGGACCTGTCTTTGCCAGCCTCTTGGCTGATCGTTTCATGGATTTCGTCGCGTTTCGACGTTCCGGTGGAGCCGACTACTGTGGTCGAGCTAAAGTACTCTCCTATTTCGACCGTTTCTTGTGCCAGCAGGGCTTCGGCGGTTCCTGCCCTACCAGAGAGATCATCGATCAATACTTAACATCTTTGACCCGTCTCAATCCCAATACCCGCGCCAACAGGCTGGCCGTCGTGCGCCAGTTTTGCATGTACATGCGCCAGTTTGAGCCGCAGTGTTATGTCCCTGAGCCTGCAGCCCGGACAGGGCCGAAGCTTTATCGAACACCCTACATCTTTACCGACGATGAGATCAAAGCTCTGCTCGCCGCAACGCACCACTTGTCGCCTCCTGAGTCGGTACGGCCCATAACCTTCCACACCTTGTTCGGGCTGCTTTACACCACCGGCCTGCGAGTTGGGGAGGCAATCGCCCTGGACTTGGCCGACGTCGATCTCGCCCAGCAGCGGCTTTGCATACATAAGGGCAAATTCCGTAAATCACGCTGGATACCAATTTCTGCCTCCACCTGTTTGGTACTGCAGCGCTATATTCAAGAGCGGACCCGTATCTTTCCGGCAGCGCCACAGCATCCCCTCTTCGTCAACCTACAGGGTCGACGTTTCTTTCGCCAAATCGTGTACACGGCTTACCGCCAAGCCCTGAACCGTTGCCGGCTGCGCGGAGGCAAAGGGGAACAAGGCCCCTGCATCCACGATCTTCGCCACAGCTATGCTTGCAATCGCCTTGCAGCCGCGTATCGCCGGGGCGAGGACGTTAACGCTCTGCTGCCGGCGTTGGCAACCTATCTCGGCCATGTCTGCATTACGTACACTCAGGTGTACCTGCGAGCAACAGCCGAGCTTCTAGAAATGGCCAATCAACGCTTCCACAACAATTTCGTTCAAAACGTGTTGAAGAAAGGAAAATGA
- a CDS encoding site-specific integrase → MNTNNLIAPFVQAFFLNFLLAQRGLSPNTIGAYRDCIKLFLNFAAVLLAKPVDKLTIEDFQDKLVVAFLDDLETSRNNATRTRNARLAALHALFRYIAGQQPEAMGRCQQICTVSFKRTSHKTIEYLEDNEIRAVLNSVVPSSRNALRDYGLLLLLYNTGARAQEIVDLRIDKVRFEKPYQVRLLGKGRKERACPLWPETVQALQNYIERRESSATECPSLFLNTNGKPITRFGLRYIIRQYADKAGETCASIKTKKISPHTVRHTTAMHLLQAGNDISVIKDWMGHADLNTTHGYVEIDMKMKRKVLEGCQPPKAKTPKKGQPKWLKPGILKWLDDLS, encoded by the coding sequence ATGAACACCAATAATCTCATCGCACCCTTTGTACAAGCCTTTTTTCTGAACTTCCTGTTGGCCCAGAGAGGTCTAAGCCCCAACACCATTGGCGCTTACAGAGACTGCATCAAACTTTTCCTGAACTTCGCTGCCGTTCTGCTTGCAAAGCCGGTGGACAAGCTGACAATAGAAGATTTCCAGGACAAGCTGGTTGTGGCCTTTCTGGATGATCTGGAAACGTCCCGGAACAACGCAACACGGACCCGCAACGCTCGGCTTGCCGCCCTCCATGCCCTGTTCCGGTACATCGCCGGGCAGCAACCTGAGGCCATGGGACGTTGCCAACAGATCTGTACGGTATCTTTCAAGAGAACTTCGCACAAGACCATTGAATACCTCGAAGACAATGAAATCCGTGCTGTTCTCAACAGTGTCGTTCCATCTTCCCGAAACGCCCTGAGAGACTATGGACTGTTGCTCTTGCTGTACAACACTGGCGCCCGAGCACAAGAGATCGTTGACTTAAGAATTGACAAGGTGCGATTCGAAAAACCATACCAGGTAAGGCTTCTGGGTAAGGGACGTAAGGAACGCGCCTGCCCGCTCTGGCCGGAAACCGTTCAGGCTCTCCAAAACTACATCGAACGGCGTGAGTCTTCCGCGACGGAGTGTCCATCGCTGTTTCTCAACACCAACGGAAAGCCGATCACCCGTTTCGGCCTGCGCTACATAATCCGTCAATATGCCGACAAGGCAGGCGAAACGTGTGCCTCCATCAAAACCAAGAAAATCAGCCCGCATACGGTCCGTCACACGACAGCAATGCACTTACTCCAGGCAGGTAATGATATCAGCGTGATCAAAGACTGGATGGGACACGCCGATTTGAACACAACTCATGGCTACGTGGAGATCGACATGAAAATGAAGCGAAAAGTGCTGGAAGGCTGTCAACCACCGAAGGCGAAAACACCTAAGAAGGGCCAGCCAAAATGGCTAAAACCAGGAATCCTCAAGTGGTTAGATGATCTTTCATAA
- a CDS encoding type II toxin-antitoxin system RelE/ParE family toxin, with protein sequence MYNLIFYTAERGDSPLDDFLDGIDKKSRAKVAAYLSLLEEQGPNLKRPYADIVRGKIRELRIQYNSNQFRILYFFQMLDHIVLVHGFSKKTQQLKKQDIDLAEKRMEDWMRRFPTGGET encoded by the coding sequence TTGTACAATCTGATCTTCTACACGGCTGAACGGGGAGATTCGCCGCTTGATGATTTTCTTGATGGGATAGACAAGAAGTCACGGGCGAAGGTGGCTGCATATCTATCGCTCTTGGAAGAGCAAGGGCCGAATCTCAAACGGCCCTACGCTGATATCGTCAGGGGTAAAATAAGGGAATTGAGAATACAATACAACTCCAACCAGTTTCGCATCCTCTACTTCTTTCAGATGCTTGATCATATTGTGTTGGTGCATGGATTCTCCAAGAAAACGCAGCAATTGAAAAAGCAGGACATTGACTTGGCTGAAAAACGCATGGAAGACTGGATGCGAAGGTTTCCTACGGGAGGTGAAACATGA
- a CDS encoding helix-turn-helix transcriptional regulator: MKKGKVRTFQSRLREDMEDPEFKKHYQEERQALKLAMKIAELRDLKGLSQQELAKLMGTSQQAISRIESGEYEGFTLKTLEKIAEATGMRVKIEFVAA, from the coding sequence ATGAAAAAAGGCAAAGTTCGGACATTCCAAAGTAGATTGCGGGAAGACATGGAAGATCCCGAGTTCAAAAAACATTACCAAGAAGAGAGGCAAGCTCTAAAGCTGGCAATGAAAATTGCGGAACTGCGTGATCTGAAGGGTTTATCGCAACAGGAATTGGCAAAGCTTATGGGAACCAGCCAGCAGGCGATTTCCAGGATAGAGAGCGGCGAATATGAGGGCTTCACGCTCAAAACTTTGGAAAAAATCGCTGAAGCAACCGGAATGCGGGTTAAAATTGAGTTCGTTGCGGCATAG